The Pyrus communis chromosome 9, drPyrComm1.1, whole genome shotgun sequence genome has a segment encoding these proteins:
- the LOC137744517 gene encoding plasma membrane ATPase-like gives MWTNNGEDYFNVKAHRQMSEMKGVEKDHVILLAARSSRTENQDAINAAMVGMLADPKEILDLCLCKEDFKKKAFTIIDKYAERGLRSLAVARQEVPAKTKEGSGGPWQFVGLLPLFDPPRHDSAETIRQALNLGVNVKMITGKSVNIQPTLMGSG, from the exons ATGTGGACCAACAatggggaagattatttcaacgTGAAGGCGCACAGGCAAATGTCGGAGATGAAG GGTGTGGAGAAAGATCATGTCATTCTTCTAGCTGCAAGGTCATCCAGAACTGAAAACCAGGATGCCATTAATGCTGCTATGGTTGGAATGCTTGCCGACCCAAAGGAG ATTTTGGACCTCTGCCTCTGCAAAGAAGATTTCAAGAAGAAGGCTTTTACCATTATTGACAAATATGCTGAACGTGGGCTTCGGTCATTGGCTGTTGCTAGACAG GAAGTGCCGGCGAAAACAAAAGAAGGTTCTGGTGGTCCATGGCAGTTCGTTGGATTGTTGCCTCTTTTCGACCCTCCAAGACATGATAGTGCAGAAACCATCCGCCAGGCTCTTAACCTTGGTGTAAATGTTAAGATGATTACTGGTAAATCGGTTAATATTCAACCTACTTTAATGGGTAGTGGGTAG